One window of the Bacillota bacterium genome contains the following:
- a CDS encoding 4Fe-4S binding protein, whose translation MTEEKKKKYKFDFEIQPDSCMDCATCWYVCFFEGGSGAVYVDYNGGARYAINKDVCTRCGRCFRACPVNAVVRLAAAEGA comes from the coding sequence TTGACTGAAGAAAAAAAGAAGAAGTATAAGTTTGATTTTGAAATTCAACCGGATAGCTGCATGGACTGCGCGACCTGCTGGTATGTATGCTTCTTTGAGGGGGGCAGCGGGGCGGTTTACGTAGATTACAACGGAGGTGCCCGTTACGCGATTAATAAAGATGTTTGCACCCGCTGCGGACGCTGCTTCCGGGCGTGTCCTGTAAATGCCGTAGTACGCCTTGCTGCAGCGGAAGGGGCCTGA
- a CDS encoding amidohydrolase family protein translates to MLLDFHVHCFPDELAKKAVPALAEAAGIKPFLDGTISDLRRSMQEAGISCSVVQPVATRPQQVRKINTWAAANQSADLVFFASFHPDLADWRGEVKHIKELGLRGVKFHPDYQKFFVDEPRMFPIYEALFNEDLIILFHAGIDIGLPPPVHCTPERLARLVRLFPGGKIVAAHMGGYGCWEEVERHLAGRDIYFDTSYSLADLGREEMTRLIFAHDPKKILFATDSPWTSQQAEVAGIRKLPLPSSFLDQILGLNAAALLGLQQGDLLHEKQGAKK, encoded by the coding sequence TTGCTGCTAGACTTTCACGTCCACTGCTTCCCTGACGAACTGGCAAAGAAGGCCGTTCCCGCCCTGGCTGAGGCGGCCGGCATCAAGCCGTTTCTTGACGGCACCATTTCCGATCTGCGGCGTTCGATGCAGGAGGCAGGAATTTCTTGCTCTGTTGTCCAGCCTGTTGCGACCCGTCCCCAGCAGGTCCGGAAAATCAACACCTGGGCTGCCGCCAATCAAAGCGCAGATCTTGTTTTCTTTGCCAGTTTTCACCCGGACCTGGCCGACTGGAGGGGCGAAGTAAAACACATTAAAGAGCTGGGGCTGCGGGGGGTTAAATTTCATCCGGATTACCAGAAGTTTTTTGTGGATGAACCCCGTATGTTTCCTATCTATGAGGCATTGTTTAACGAAGATTTAATCATCCTTTTCCATGCGGGCATCGACATCGGTCTGCCGCCCCCGGTGCACTGCACCCCGGAGCGCCTGGCAAGGCTGGTCAGGCTTTTTCCGGGCGGAAAAATTGTTGCCGCCCACATGGGTGGATACGGGTGCTGGGAGGAAGTTGAAAGGCATCTCGCGGGAAGAGACATTTACTTCGACACCTCTTACTCCCTTGCCGATTTAGGCCGGGAAGAAATGACCCGTTTAATTTTTGCCCATGACCCGAAAAAAATTCTCTTCGCAACCGACTCTCCCTGGACCTCGCAGCAGGCCGAGGTGGCAGGGATCAGAAAGCTCCCCCTCCCCTCATCTTTTCTGGATCAGATTCTGGGACTGAATGCTGCAGCGTTGCTGGGATTACAGCAGGGGGATCTCTTGCACGAAAAGCAAGGGGCAAAGAAGTGA